Within the Dermacentor silvarum isolate Dsil-2018 chromosome 8, BIME_Dsil_1.4, whole genome shotgun sequence genome, the region tagatttactttgcTATATCAGTTTAATATATAGAGCTTCAACTGTACTAGTCACAGGGGAAAAAATGAGACAGCCACAATATCCCTGTAAATAGATACTATAACAGCGGCCTTAATTAAGACAATGGTTAAGTGTGCAAAAAACAGTGACAACGAAGCAACACACCTAATCCCAGccacaatttacaaaaaaaagtgTGCTTTCCGCTGGAGCATTAACAACAAGAAGATAGCCTTGAAGACCAGTCGCCCTCACCTTTACGTACGTCACATTTCGGCCCATGGCAGTGTTTGAAAATGGGTATACGACATGACTTTCATAGTCGACGGTTGCCTTCCTGAGCAGGGTGACCGTAAAGTACTCAATGGTGTTCCCCAAAATGCACTTGTAGCCAGGAAGGAGCGTCTCAAAGATTTCAGCTGAGGCAGGCACCACTTCTTGAAGGAACACAACGTCTATGCCAGcgctaaagaaaaacaaaaaagttttGTCACAAAAAAGCAGATGTACGtaacaaattacatgtaattaattacttgtatCAATTACATTTTTGGTAATTTCATAATTTAAGAATTACTTTGTTTAATTGCTAACGCTCGCTGTAATTGAATTACATTTTTCAGTCACCGTTTACATGGAACCAGTTACATTTTTCAGCTTTGAGAACTTCAATTTTACAGGCACTATACAGTGTTCAAAGGGAAGGAAACATGTAAAGGGGTGGTCAAAAGTTTCCAGGCCACATCTTGCGCGAACACGTTGACTTTGTGCTCTGTGGCTTGTCATGTATCGGATTATAAGAGCTCCAAGGTATTTGTGAAGAGGGTAAAGGACACTGTTTCTCACCACCCAAACCTTCTGACTGCCAAAGTTACTCCAGGAGCCCCGCCACTTGCTTGAGAGTGAGCATGTTTGCGCAAGCTGTGAGCTGGAAACTTTTGACCACCCCTGTACATAGGCTACCTCCTTCAAACAATCAGCGTCCTGCAGCTACACCTCAATCATCTGAATAGGGCAGGCTTGAAGATTTCCGCACCTCTCATGGAAGTATAACCTCCGAGCGTTTCCTTTATAATAAAATTtatcttccccccccccccccctctctctctcctggaaGCACTTAACGGCCTTCATAGGCGGTAAGAGCTGCTGCTCAAGTCATCTTCACTAAGTGCAGTCTTTGACTTCTCCGATACAGACAGAAATTCTTGGATGTTTAACACTTATGATTCTATCAGTTAGATATATAAGTGACTCATTACACCTGTTTACAATTAGTCATTTAAGTTTAAATAGCTAACGATTGAAGGGTGATGGTCCACGCGATGTTGTCCATCAAACTGAAACGGTGCTTCTATGGCTCGATAGCGACAGCCTCTTCGGACGTTGATGCCAGGAAATCACCTGTGGAtaatttttcagtttttcacAGGCTCTTTCGGGAGTTCGTTCCCCTAGCatcagcaacaatgaagcgctgcaCTTTGtagggtctcacacgtgctcttgggacaaaggaatgacaacacagtagtgcaaaggatcaaaagggcatttatagcacctttcatacactaatgcgtGTTAGCCAAATTACTACGCCGATGAGTGCGCGACAAATCGGACACACTTTGTGGGGATGCGCAACTCTCACACGTCCCCTGATAGGTCGGCGGACAGCGCGAACgtttcgcgcgtgcgccgatccatgcttcgcgagaccgtctcacgaggctaggagcaggacaccgaaATGGACGAACttggatcgttcgaacgcgccaccgttcgcgtgaccgtacacgtgaacgactaggcgatggtgtctaGCATGGGGTGAACACAtttgctcgctatccggtcgcggcgagtcggacttcctcgattcgTCGCGCGCCCATCGGCGTAGTAATTCGACTCACACGCATTAGtgcatgaaaggtgcaataaatgcccttttgattgtttgcaccactgtgttgtcattccttagtccccaagagcacgtgtgagaccccacaacttcATAGAGGACTCAGGCCGCAAGAATCGCGACATTGAGTAACCACAATCTTCTGGTGGTGGTGAGCTGTAGCAACAAGCACGTTTAGCCTCGTGAtcgaggccggcaattgctccaaCTGAGCGTTTCTTTCAACGTTACTGCAGTATGTCACCACATGTGACATACTGCAATAAAAAAGTacaaatttgccttcacttatggggatgcgagctgctgcagaGACTGCCCTGGCAtgaacttgtgtcgctgcctgccggcagctgcagaaagcagccggtcgGGGGGGTTTGCCGCGtgttgcctgctcctggaacatCCAGCAAACTTCCCTAaccagctgctttctgcagctgctggcaggtggcgacacaagtttatgctagggCGGTCTCTGCAGCAGCTTATATCcccataagtgaaggcaaatttgaACTTTTTTCTTAAGAACCAGGCAAATAACTGTggcaagtgttatactaaacgacGTAGACTCCAAAATGCAATATTTCTGCAACATTTGAGCAAGAATAGTGCAGCGGTGAGCACAAAACCATTTTTCAAACATGCAAAGCAAAATATGCAGGACCCTGTATGACCAAGCAGAAGCTGCAAGACACCAGTTTGTCCTTACCTTTCAATCGTGGAGCAGACCGCTTTCGCACGAAGTACCAGGTTCTTATCATCAATACCATCTGTGTTCCACGAGATAAGCTTCAAAGTGTTGGGTTGACCTTCCAAGACATCTGTAGCCCTTGGCCCATTCCTGTTGCTGGTGGCTGCCTCGGCAAATATGGCCGTTGCAGCAGCTGCCAAACTTGGACGGCTGCCACTGAAGTAATGAAACACCAAGGGAAAGATCTGTCAATGCTGACAGGAGTGACCAACAACTGAACTTCATTAATTCAGTCTTGTACAGAGCAACAAAAAGCTCTTTTACTATGTGTTTCATTAACTATATGTACGCTATTTTTTATGTGCTGAACACATGGGTCTACCGCTCAAGCAGCTACCAAGCGCCTGCCTCTAAACAGCATCCAAAACCATGGAACTATCAACATTTGCATTCAGTGTAACACTTGAAAGCTCACACCATGTACTACTATGCATGTACACTTATGAATTTAAACTCTTACAATTGCAGGAATATCAGAGCTTGCAGATGTGACagcctaaaaaaaaaacttcaagtaCTTTTCCTGATGTTCAAATGAGTAGCGTatccaggatctctgccaggggggggggggggttgacagtttgcccaataccatctaaatagcactaatttcaatttctacacggaaaattgtcaaaaaatgcgctttttgtgagtgtgcagacgattgcgcgtcttacatcttagttgcagtactcaaatgcgcaaggaaagaaaaggagttaaacaaaagaggggggttaagtcggcctcagggggggggttacaacccccgaacccccccccccccccccccccgtctgtGCGCCACTGGTTCAAATGTTACATTCACACTGTGCTTTAGGAAATGTCATGTTCATTCTTTCTAGCTATCGCATGTAGAATGTTTgcttacattttcttttttcggttGAAGAGGCACACGAGGTGAAATAAAGCCctgcagtatttttctttttttttttttctctctcttgagaAAATTCTTTATATTTAGCGTGCTCTGCAGTAATGTTGAATAGCATCACAGAATAAGTTCTGGCTATAATACGGTACCAGAAAATAGCAGGACGAAAAGAAGAACAGTACCAGTAAATGTTGGGTGCCTgcttaaagaaataaaaattttcTACACCGATACACAACAAACGCTTACTCCACAACAAGGACCACGTCTGCACGGTTGTCGTCGCCAGATACCCTCACGGCACCTTTGTTCTTCCGATCTTCAAAGAAGTCGTTAACAGACCGCTGCAAGGAGAAATTTGCTTCAGTGAGAGCTGTCTATTCACGTTTGAAATCAGTACTCAATGGTACTCGACGCGCAAACAGCAAATGCAGAAGCCTCTGGCGACAAGCATGGTGCGCCAGTAACGCTTCAAGGCGTAGTGTGTGTTTTAAAAAGCTAGCGTGAAGTCTGAAAATGACCCCCAACTACGACTCTCACACAAATTGGTCTACGCTATGAAGTGACACGTGCTGTTCTGAGATCAACAAATTAAGGTGTTGCGATGTACGCGTTCCGACAAGAAAAGCACGCAGCACTCAACGATGCGTAAGAGATGCAAGGGACCTGCACACCACATCACAAAGATGCGTGGCAATGATTTTACTTCGGAGATAGCGAAACTTGGAGCCCTGCCTAGAGCTAACAAAACCAGCGACCTCAGAACAATGAAAATACGCTTGACAATATACCGGCGAGCTTAGCAAAGCTTCAAGTGCAAAGGGAGCTTATTTTTTTAACGTGGATATTCTAGAGCGCTGTGATTCTACAAATGTAAAATGAAGAAGTGTGCGCGGAAGAGAAGTTTACCTCAAGGTTCCAGGACCTGTCTTGGAGATAGAACTGCGCGCAGGCAGTGTCCGTTTGTGTTATAGCAGCAAATTCTTCGCATAACTGCTGGCAGACCTTGCCATCGGGTATGTCGTCATCGGTGTCAGAGCTGCTCATGGTTAAAAGTACGAATGGGACTAGATTTGTAAAGAGACTTCACAACACAGGACTGCAGAGGATCATGCCGCGCTTTTTGAGGCAAACATCACAAACATAAAAACACAGCCATGTGGATTGATTTGGCAAGGCTAGTCACAGGGCCACAGGGATATCTCGCGCATAAGTGGAACCGAGTGGAACCTTTCTTCTAAATTACTTTAGGGTACAGTGGCTAGTTCTAGCCACTGTATTTAGGGTCCTTCCACCGTAAAAGTAAGAATAAAATGGcgaaattttttctttctttctttcagagtTGCAGTGAAGCGAACTGAACTGTGTCGGACGAACAGCAGACTCAAGCGCGGTAAGTTCAATCAAAGTTCATGGTTTCAATCATTTTTCCCTCAATGTTCCGCAGATTCACCATGGTTTCAGTAACGCAGCGTTTGTCGAATGTTGTTGTGGTTACGTACCATCGAGTCACTTTCGACTATATATGGTACGCTTCCTTTTGCTTAGAAGAATGCAATCTAACCATGTTGCTCTGGCGACCCCGTTTTCTCTTGTTCGTGGGGCACCCTATTCTAAAAACACTGACTTGGAACAAGTGAACCGAGCCGTCCTAACGAACCATGACATCACATTCCCACGTGGTAAGTTTCAGACATGTACTTTGTGGTTTAGGTATCATAGCTTTATATAGTGACTTATTATCCATATGTACCATGCATGGTTTCAGTTTTGTAGAATGCCCTAGCTACGGTACAGTGGCTAAAGTAGTGTAGCTACGGAGAGTAGACGGGTCAGCGGCGCCCACCTGGCCTAGCTGGAACGAATACTGAGGATGGCACCGTTTTCGAGAAATGCGCCGTCAAACTAGGGGTAAAAATGCACTCCTGTTCCACTTGCAAGAAAACGTAGTTTTACGCACTtgagcacaaaagtaacagggACGCCCAATGTATATTGTCGCCAACTtctggaattattatctcgaaacaaGTGAATATAAGCCTtgcgaactcatcggctacaattcgtgagttgcaatgtgtgccgtaaagtaattaataagaattttaatttgtgaattttcGCTAATTAGTCTGCTCTGCATTTCGATTTCATGAGCAAGTAAGGTCCGcctctgagtaatccagctcaattactagaattatgctatttgccaaaggtgattttttttaaattctgtatgatcaaaaaaaaaaaaaaaaaactttgtagTCCGTTTTTGAACACAGCAAGCTGTATATGTATACcgtatacatggcttgcactgacgtcattgtagccgccatgttggtgcaccgacacgatgataagctgggtccgtaacgtcacgcgaaagctttcaataagatggattggactgaagtgctcgtggTCGCCatatgttggtgcaccgacacggtgataaggtgggtgcgtgacgtcacgtgaaagctatcaatagactcgtgtaagggacGCAGTTTTCTTTCGCGATTTTGATGAGGTGAGGCCCTTACATGGGGCTGGGCCATTTAGTCTAATTTTTTCTGACTACGAGTTCCGGGAATTTGCACGCTTTTCCACGGAACGCCTTCCACGATTTGTTCGTTGCGACGAGCTTCTCTTTCTGTCTCAGCCACCGAGGTATGCACTCGTCATCGACGCCGCAGTTGCAGCCGGCTGCTCGCTTGCCGTGCTTCTTGGCGTACGCGACAACTTTGAGCTTAAGTTCAGCATCGTACGCCATCAAACGCTCCCTCCCCATTTCGGACTATCGGCATCGGACAGATGAGCCGAAGTAGCTGGCTGAGACTGAACTGACCGAGGAATCTAACCGCACAAAAAAAGCACGTGCAGCGTTATGACAGAAACTGGCAGAGGCTGACACTGGGCATATTAAAGCGTGAAGAACGTTTTACATTAATTGTGAAAACGCTTGTTCTGTTTTCGGAGActatattcgaaaagtattcgatttCAGATTACTAGCTAGGCGTGCGCGAATTTTTCAAACTTTTGAATAACGAAtagaatagtgtcctattcgattcggtcttcgaatcggtcttcgaatcgaatagtcaccaTTCGTAGATTCGAATATTTTAACAGCGatgctgttctagctaaccgtaaaattaagtggcgcctgctg harbors:
- the LOC119460799 gene encoding tyrosyl-DNA phosphodiesterase 2 translates to MSSSDTDDDIPDGKVCQQLCEEFAAITQTDTACAQFYLQDRSWNLERSVNDFFEDRKNKGAVRVSGDDNRADVVLVVDGSRPSLAAAATAIFAEAATSNRNGPRATDVLEGQPNTLKLISWNTDGIDDKNLVLRAKAVCSTIESAGIDVVFLQEVVPASAEIFETLLPGYKCILGNTIEYFTVTLLRKATVDYESHVVYPFSNTAMGRNVTYVKASFRGFPITLMNTHLESTADFAEQRTVQFFKCLKKCVKEPAERTVIFGGDLNLRDSEVEDIGGLPQGVKDVWESCGQRKEVRYTWDMTRNDNVTWNGRFKPRCRFDRVYIRAAKPATMKPAFFGMVGLERLKPHRCFPSDHWGLLCHFKLL